ATGGCCGCttctgcggcggcgtctttGTTATCCACAACCAGGTCCCCCAGCCTTCGGGTCACTGGGTCGCCGACCAGCGCCCGGTAATGCTCCTGACTGACTACCTTTCGGCGCTCTTCCCGGATCCTTCTTCGCCGCACGCACCCAGCAGCATCCTCGACCACGTCATGATGATTGACCGAGACATCGCCGAGAAGCGCGAgctggccgccatggcgaACTACGCGCAGACCAGGCGTTCCCGTAAGGACAGTCGCCGGCTCAGCTGGACCGGCCTGGGAGCAACGGTCGGCGGCAAAAGCGGCGTCATGGACGGCGTCATGGGGCTGGAGATGGCGAGACGCGGATGCCGGGACTGCGACGGCCATCGGGGTCGTGAGGTTAGCTGGCTCGCCAACTACGTGCAAACCGGCTgggtcgtcgagaaggagtCTCACATCGTCGATGCCATGGGAATCGGTGGCAGGTTCTAATGCGTTTTCACACTCGTTTCCTTTACTAacaaaccccctccccatATTCGCAAAGTAATGTATTGGTGCCACTTCTGTATTTTGGCTTTGCTTTTTTATGTTACAAAAGAGGTTCGGATGAGATCAAATCGGAGGACGACAGCAGCGTAAGGGACTTTGAGAGAGGACTGTGGGTTTTCCCCCTTCCATCAGCATTCGGCGCCGGGGATCTTGGCTAGGGCACTGAAAGAATTACGATGTAACGAATTGATGTATTATGGGATAGACGGGCAGAGGATGAGTCGCCAtctccctccaccccccGTCATAATCTGCTTGGATCAATGCGAAAAATTGGTTGGCGCTTAGGAATGGATATATAGATGAACGCGTTACTAGTTTAGATTTAATTAAACACGTACATCCCCCCAGTAATATGTCTTGATATCCATGCCGTGGAACTCGTCCTGGTACACGTTGGcaacctcgtcttcggccgcACCGGCGCATACCAACAGGGGCATAAAgtgctcgccgccgtgggGAGGGTGCATATCGTAGCTGTGGGAGAACTTCCGCCAGCCGGAGAGTGCCTTCTCACGGTCATTGCGCTTCTCCTTCGCCACGGCATCCGTCAGTTCAGAATTCCACTCTTTGACCTGCTTggcgagcttcttggccgccacGGGGTCTCCCATGAATAAGGACCGCATCTTGCCCAGGTTGTGGAGCGAGGCGAAACCGGAACCGAGAATGGCGACGTTGGAGTCCCGCAGCGCCGAAAGGGCGCGGCCCATGCGGAAATGCTCGTCGGGGTCCTCCGAGGCGAGTACGGAAAGCTGAATGACAGGAATGTTGGCGGCGGGGTTGATGAGGAGAAGTGGAATGAAGACGCCGTGGTCCCAGCCTATGTTGCCGTGTTAGTCGTCAAACAACAGGCTCTGCCACACGTACACTCCCATCCCACTCATTGCGGCTGAACGCTTCAGCGGCTGTGACTGCCAGACAGACATACCTCGCCGTGAGTCCAGTGCTGGTGAGAGACCCTCCTTTTCGAGAGCCTGCTTCAGCTCCTGTGCGATGCTGGGTGATCCGGGCGCAGGGTATTTGAGCGAATACGCCTCCCGCGGGAAACCGCCGTAG
This sequence is a window from Colletotrichum higginsianum IMI 349063 chromosome 8, whole genome shotgun sequence. Protein-coding genes within it:
- a CDS encoding Amidohydrolase, with translation MTPKINSSSSLSTLCRKLHFPRSILAHTRTFRIPATTMTRGVVVCVAHGGGPMPVLGDPGHASITASLKTRVPKILKLGTPEAPRAIVVVTAHWSEGRPTISSGERHDLYYDYGGFPREAYSLKYPAPGSPSIAQELKQALEKEGLSPALDSRRGWDHGVFIPLLLINPAANIPVIQLSVLASEDPDEHFRMGRALSALRDSNVAILGSGFASLHNLGKMRSLFMGDPVAAKKLAKQVKEWNSELTDAVAKEKRNDREKALSGWRKFSHSYDMHPPHGGEHFMPLLVCAGAAEDEVANVYQDEFHGMDIKTYYWGDVRV